One genomic window of Acidobacteriota bacterium includes the following:
- the rph gene encoding ribonuclease PH, with amino-acid sequence MRPSGRAFDALRPISLETGVTRYAEGSCLAKFGHTHVLCTASWEKGVPGWMKGKGEGWVTGEYGMLPRATHTRGRREAAQGKQSGRTQEIQRLIGRSMRSVIDLAALGENTITIDCDVVQADGGTRTASITGGFVALALACKYLQREGVIKADPVQKQAAAISVGLFQNHPVLDVDYPEDSSGEADMNVVMSSDGGFIEVQGTGEARPMGRAELEEMLRLAELGCNQLFAAQRAALG; translated from the coding sequence ATCCGTCCGTCCGGACGCGCATTTGACGCCCTGCGCCCGATTTCCCTCGAGACCGGTGTGACCCGGTATGCCGAGGGATCCTGCCTCGCCAAGTTCGGCCACACCCACGTCCTCTGCACGGCCAGTTGGGAAAAGGGTGTGCCGGGCTGGATGAAAGGCAAGGGCGAGGGCTGGGTGACCGGCGAGTACGGCATGCTGCCCCGCGCCACCCACACGCGCGGGCGCCGCGAAGCCGCGCAGGGCAAGCAGTCTGGCCGTACGCAGGAAATCCAGCGTCTGATTGGCCGCTCAATGCGCTCCGTGATCGACCTTGCCGCGCTCGGCGAAAACACGATCACCATCGACTGTGACGTGGTGCAGGCCGATGGCGGCACGCGTACGGCCTCGATCACCGGCGGCTTCGTCGCGCTCGCCCTCGCCTGCAAGTACCTGCAGCGGGAAGGGGTCATCAAGGCAGACCCGGTGCAGAAGCAGGCGGCCGCCATTTCGGTCGGGTTGTTCCAGAACCATCCCGTGCTGGATGTCGACTATCCGGAGGATTCGTCCGGCGAGGCCGACATGAACGTGGTGATGAGTTCGGATGGCGGCTTCATCGAAGTGCAGGGCACCGGCGAAGCCCGCCCGATGGGACGCGCCGAACTCGAAGAGATGCTGCGACTGGCCGAACTCGGCTGCAACCAGCTGTTCGCGGCGCAGCGTGCGGCCCTTGGCTAG